From the Kribbella sp. CA-293567 genome, the window TTCTGCCGCCACCCCGACCAGGTCCTCACCCGCGAACAACTCCTCTCCCAGGTCTGGGGCTTCGACTTCGACCCCGGCTCCAACGTCGTCGACGTCTACATCCGCTACCTGCGCCGAAAACTCGGCCAGGACCGGATCCAGACCATCCGAGGCATGGGCTACCGCCTGAAGCCCTAGGCCGCGGCGCTCAGCCCGGGACGTTGCGCCGCGCCACCTCCAACAGCCGGGCCGCCCATTCCACACTCTTGCTCGCATCCGCCGCGGAGATCGATTCCGCCTGGTACTGCGATCTCGACTTCAGCCTCAACAACCGCGAGAAGGTACTGCTGACCTCACGCCCGGCCGGCCCTGTCGCCTTCAACTCCGTGACGGCCTCCGCATGGTTGTCGGCCTTCCGCGTCCTGCCGGTCAGCGCCAGACAGATCGCGTCCTTCGAGTTGATCCCGGAGGTGACGGCACTCGAAGTGGCCGCGTTGAAGAGCTCCAGGTCATTGGTCAGTTGAGCTGCTTCGAGGAACTCCCGCGCTTTGGTG encodes:
- a CDS encoding HEPN domain-containing protein, which codes for MTALDNARAHLTKAREFLEAAQLTNDLELFNAATSSAVTSGINSKDAICLALTGRTRKADNHAEAVTELKATGPAGREVSSTFSRLLRLKSRSQYQAESISAADASKSVEWAARLLEVARRNVPG